In a genomic window of Candidatus Bathyarchaeota archaeon:
- a CDS encoding OFA family MFS transporter, translating into MAIPNNSSTSSKVMNRWIIVVGGILIQLALGAIYAWSAFTGPLQGSAAAPSEFAFSKTETQLIFSVGLLVFAIFTIIGGRLQGKLGPMKVALMGGTLLGLGYILASFVGASFIGKLIFLGVVAGAGIGLAYVVPIATAVKWFPDKKGLVSGLAVAGFGFGAFIWILIANPPSVLGFTGLISQQAGAYAYTVSNVDFAFLVYGIMFLVLVIAGSLTMKNPPAGWKPKGWNPPQVTGKTGILGCKPKEMLKSSSFYLLWIMFLVGALAGLMVIGNVQNFAKSPTDGFIANGFNIQEATDIAVIGAAVCLPIFNGAGRIAWGQISDRIGRGKALMAMFAFQTVMMSVFFFTTSNPILFYVVAALIGFNFGGNFALFPVSCADSFGAENLAVNYGFLFTAYGIGGIVGPILAGMVQDAGLSFLYAFIPAAIMCAVAVGLGFVYQIRSKR; encoded by the coding sequence ATGGCGATTCCAAATAATTCAAGTACATCGTCAAAAGTTATGAATCGTTGGATTATTGTTGTTGGCGGAATTTTGATTCAGCTTGCTTTAGGAGCGATATATGCGTGGTCAGCATTTACAGGTCCTCTGCAAGGGTCAGCAGCCGCACCCAGCGAATTCGCTTTTTCAAAAACAGAAACCCAGCTAATTTTCAGCGTAGGCCTATTGGTCTTTGCCATCTTTACAATAATCGGTGGTCGACTTCAAGGAAAACTCGGACCGATGAAGGTGGCTTTGATGGGAGGCACTCTACTTGGTTTGGGTTACATACTTGCCTCTTTTGTGGGCGCAAGTTTTATTGGAAAACTAATCTTCCTCGGCGTAGTCGCTGGGGCAGGCATCGGATTGGCTTATGTGGTGCCCATTGCAACAGCAGTCAAGTGGTTCCCAGATAAAAAAGGGTTAGTCAGCGGACTCGCAGTTGCAGGCTTCGGATTTGGCGCATTCATATGGATCCTCATAGCTAACCCACCTAGCGTACTTGGATTTACGGGTTTAATTAGCCAACAAGCAGGCGCATATGCATACACAGTTTCAAACGTGGACTTCGCGTTTTTAGTCTACGGCATAATGTTCCTCGTACTGGTCATCGCTGGTTCGCTTACTATGAAGAACCCTCCTGCAGGCTGGAAACCAAAAGGATGGAACCCCCCACAAGTAACCGGAAAAACAGGAATTCTTGGATGCAAACCAAAAGAGATGCTAAAATCAAGCTCGTTCTATTTGCTCTGGATCATGTTCTTGGTAGGTGCACTCGCAGGCTTAATGGTGATAGGTAACGTTCAAAACTTCGCCAAAAGCCCAACAGACGGCTTCATAGCTAACGGTTTTAACATACAAGAAGCTACAGACATCGCAGTCATCGGCGCCGCCGTTTGCTTACCCATCTTTAACGGTGCAGGACGCATCGCATGGGGCCAAATCTCCGACAGAATCGGACGCGGCAAAGCACTCATGGCAATGTTTGCTTTCCAAACGGTAATGATGTCCGTATTCTTCTTCACCACCTCAAACCCAATCCTGTTCTATGTTGTTGCAGCATTAATCGGCTTCAACTTCGGCGGTAACTTTGCACTGTTCCCAGTGTCCTGCGCTGACTCGTTTGGAGCAGAAAACCTCGCAGTGAACTATGGATTCCTCTTTACGGCTTACGGCATAGGCGGTATCGTGGGACCCATCCTAGCGGGCATGGTGCAAGATGCAGGTTTGAGTTTCCTGTACGCATTCATACCGGCAGCAATAATGTGTGCAGTCGCCGTGGGATTAGGGTTCGTGTACCAAATCCGATCAAAACGGTAG
- a CDS encoding cation-translocating P-type ATPase, producing MLLFEERDPKLSTQYHDKTPQQTMQELQVGETGLTQPEAKQRLTKYGPNELKKEKGISPLKILVGQFTDILMVILLIATGLSIAVGEVTDAIIIIAIVIASAVLGFTQEYRSEKAVEALKKMTAPSASVLRDGREIKLPATELVPGDIIALYTGDKVPADGRLIEAFAMKNDEAPLTGESSPVNKNIETLPDKTQLNDRSNMVYSGTVVVYGRGKAIVTNTGMTTEFGKIAQMVQSAPQEETPLEKRLAGVGKVIGILALIVAVSVGVIGVVVEQRPILDMVLWAVSLAVAAVPEALPAIVTGALAIGMYRMAKSSAIVKRLPAVETLGSTSVICSDKTGTMTKGEMTVRSLYVNEQSVQVTGIGYAPEGEFQVDGKTITPDENLKTLLKVAVLCNDSGLEQDSQTSKWFVKGDPTEGALVVAAAKAGISKDQLDIEEARTFEVPFSSERKRMTTIHTVGDKKVAYMKGAPEMVIERCSKILIDGKLHPFNKENHAKYFQITENLALQALRNLAFAYKEVPSDVEFKEDMEKGFVFVGIMSMIDPPRTEVKDAIAICKKAGIRVVMITGDHKLTATAVGKELRLIDEAGAETQVLTGQELEQMSDEQLAAVVENIHIYARVSPEHKVRIVKAWKAKNQVVAMTGDGVNDAPALKMSDIGVAMGISGTEVSKEAADMVLADDNFASIVKAVKEGREIYDNIKKYLTYLLQCNIMEILVMFFAVVLVPTLAGIFSPGLAATEAGKSNISSAAIALTAVQLLWMNLVTDGLPAIALGVDPGDPDLMERKPRKPDESIFSREVKTYLLVMPIIMSVLLLLAYFSHMPWTSEYHLLEARTQLLTAMIVMELVVALSMRSLKYPVFKVGVFKNKWLWIAILSSFALQLVILYVPGLQSLFDVHAPELIDWAIAALFAAIIFGVLEIGKYLTSRRKS from the coding sequence ATGCTATTATTTGAGGAGAGAGACCCAAAATTGTCCACTCAATATCACGATAAAACGCCACAACAAACAATGCAAGAGCTTCAAGTAGGCGAAACAGGCCTAACCCAACCTGAAGCAAAACAACGCCTAACCAAATACGGACCCAACGAACTCAAAAAAGAAAAAGGCATATCCCCCCTCAAAATCCTAGTCGGCCAATTCACCGACATCCTCATGGTTATCCTACTCATCGCCACAGGCCTTTCCATTGCTGTAGGCGAAGTCACAGACGCCATAATCATCATAGCCATAGTCATCGCCAGCGCCGTCTTAGGCTTCACACAGGAATACCGCAGCGAAAAAGCCGTTGAAGCCCTCAAAAAAATGACGGCACCCTCCGCCAGCGTGCTACGCGACGGCAGAGAAATCAAGCTCCCCGCCACCGAACTTGTCCCCGGTGACATCATTGCGCTCTACACTGGCGATAAAGTCCCCGCAGACGGTCGACTCATCGAAGCCTTCGCAATGAAGAACGATGAAGCCCCCTTAACTGGCGAATCTTCACCCGTTAACAAAAACATCGAAACCCTGCCAGATAAAACCCAACTAAACGACCGCTCTAACATGGTTTACAGCGGCACAGTTGTAGTTTATGGCAGAGGCAAAGCCATCGTAACAAACACCGGCATGACCACAGAGTTTGGCAAAATCGCCCAGATGGTTCAATCGGCACCTCAAGAAGAAACACCCCTTGAGAAACGATTGGCTGGCGTTGGCAAAGTTATCGGCATCTTAGCCTTAATCGTTGCCGTAAGCGTCGGCGTAATCGGCGTAGTTGTTGAACAGCGCCCCATCCTTGACATGGTCTTGTGGGCAGTAAGCTTAGCTGTTGCAGCTGTACCTGAAGCGTTACCTGCCATCGTTACTGGTGCACTCGCAATCGGCATGTACCGCATGGCAAAAAGCAGCGCCATAGTCAAACGGCTCCCCGCAGTGGAAACCTTGGGCAGCACCAGCGTAATCTGCAGCGACAAAACAGGCACCATGACCAAAGGCGAAATGACCGTCCGCAGCCTATACGTTAACGAACAATCCGTCCAAGTCACAGGCATCGGCTATGCGCCTGAAGGTGAATTCCAAGTTGACGGCAAAACCATAACCCCTGACGAAAACCTCAAAACACTCCTCAAAGTAGCAGTGCTCTGCAACGACTCTGGACTGGAGCAGGATTCTCAAACAAGTAAATGGTTCGTTAAAGGTGACCCCACTGAAGGCGCATTAGTGGTTGCCGCTGCCAAAGCTGGCATAAGCAAAGACCAACTTGACATTGAGGAGGCTCGCACATTTGAAGTGCCGTTCTCTTCGGAACGCAAACGCATGACCACTATCCACACTGTAGGCGACAAAAAAGTCGCGTACATGAAAGGCGCCCCCGAAATGGTCATCGAACGATGCAGCAAAATCCTCATAGACGGCAAACTCCACCCCTTCAACAAAGAAAACCACGCCAAATACTTCCAAATCACCGAAAACTTGGCGCTCCAAGCGCTTCGAAACCTCGCGTTCGCCTACAAAGAAGTCCCAAGTGACGTTGAATTCAAAGAAGACATGGAAAAAGGCTTCGTGTTCGTGGGCATCATGAGTATGATTGACCCGCCCCGCACAGAAGTCAAAGACGCCATAGCCATATGCAAGAAAGCAGGCATCCGCGTCGTCATGATTACCGGCGACCACAAACTCACCGCAACCGCCGTCGGCAAAGAACTCCGCCTAATCGACGAAGCAGGCGCAGAAACCCAAGTACTAACCGGTCAAGAACTTGAACAAATGAGCGACGAACAACTCGCCGCCGTCGTAGAAAACATCCACATATACGCCCGTGTGTCTCCTGAGCACAAAGTGCGCATTGTGAAGGCTTGGAAAGCTAAAAACCAAGTCGTCGCCATGACTGGAGACGGCGTTAACGATGCTCCTGCCTTGAAGATGAGTGACATCGGCGTAGCTATGGGTATTAGCGGCACTGAGGTTTCCAAGGAAGCCGCAGACATGGTGCTTGCCGACGACAACTTCGCCAGCATCGTCAAAGCCGTTAAAGAAGGTCGCGAAATCTATGACAACATCAAGAAATACCTGACCTATCTGCTCCAATGCAACATCATGGAAATCTTGGTGATGTTCTTCGCAGTCGTGTTGGTACCCACCTTAGCCGGCATATTCTCGCCTGGCCTAGCCGCTACCGAAGCTGGCAAGAGCAACATAAGCAGCGCAGCTATCGCGTTGACTGCGGTGCAGTTGCTGTGGATGAACTTAGTCACTGACGGGTTACCCGCTATAGCTTTAGGCGTTGACCCTGGCGACCCAGACCTAATGGAGCGCAAGCCACGCAAACCCGACGAGAGCATCTTTAGCCGCGAAGTCAAAACCTACCTCCTCGTCATGCCAATCATCATGAGTGTGCTACTGCTATTAGCATACTTCTCACACATGCCTTGGACAAGCGAATATCACCTGCTCGAAGCACGAACCCAACTGTTAACCGCCATGATAGTGATGGAGCTAGTCGTTGCCCTCTCAATGCGTTCATTGAAGTACCCGGTGTTCAAAGTCGGCGTATTCAAGAACAAGTGGCTCTGGATTGCAATCCTATCCTCGTTCGCCCTCCAACTGGTAATACTCTACGTGCCAGGCTTGCAAAGCCTCTTTGATGTACACGCCCCCGAACTCATCGACTGGGCAATAGCCGCGCTGTTTGCAGCCATAATCTTTGGCGTCCTAGAAATCGGCAAATACCTTACCAGCCGCAGAAAAAGCTGA
- a CDS encoding KH domain-containing protein — translation MAGLDTFVRIPKERVGILIGPDGKTKQYIEEQLKVKLVVETEGSVTITLLEGAKDPSILLKAKDVATAIGRGFPPDTAFRLIRNEDDIYDLIDLRLIFGRSESDIKRIKGRIIGTEGKTRKLIEELTEADVVVYGHTVGIIGGFEQADAARNAVQMIIEGCEHHTVYKYLQRKRTELKKEKMQLWEKPPG, via the coding sequence ATGGCTGGTCTTGACACCTTTGTTCGTATACCTAAAGAACGCGTCGGCATACTGATTGGACCCGACGGCAAAACCAAACAATACATCGAAGAACAACTCAAAGTAAAGCTGGTTGTGGAAACAGAAGGCAGCGTAACAATCACCCTCCTCGAAGGAGCCAAAGACCCCTCCATATTGCTCAAAGCCAAAGACGTCGCAACAGCGATCGGAAGAGGGTTCCCACCTGACACGGCATTTCGCCTCATCCGTAACGAAGACGACATCTACGACTTAATCGATTTGCGTCTCATCTTTGGCCGCTCCGAATCAGACATCAAACGCATTAAAGGACGCATAATCGGCACTGAAGGCAAAACGCGAAAGCTAATTGAAGAACTAACCGAAGCCGACGTCGTCGTCTATGGTCACACAGTCGGAATCATCGGTGGCTTCGAGCAAGCTGACGCCGCACGCAACGCCGTACAAATGATCATTGAGGGCTGTGAGCATCACACCGTCTACAAGTATCTGCAGCGCAAACGTACGGAGCTCAAGAAAGAGAAAATGCAGCTTTGGGAAAAACCACCCGGATAA
- the acs gene encoding acetate--CoA ligase: protein MSEASLPFNEKYSPSIAKVSSGELRKQEWEKSINNLEAYWSEKAKAIDWFKAPTKILDASNPPFFKWFADGQLNISYNTLDRHVKSNRKNKLAYIWEGEMGEVKTYTYYQLYREVNKLAKALKDLGLQKGDRVAVFLPVIPELPISLLATVRLGGVHAVVFSGFSAEALADRVNDCGAKILITADGSFRRGKPVAIKDTADRALPNMPNIQKVIVVKRTGQPVQMQEGRDIWYSDALAAAGANAYVEPEVMNATDPLFILYTSGTTGKPKGVQHGTGGYLVWAYWTLKWAFNPNDEDVYWCVADIGWITGHTYNVYAPLSHGITAFLFEGTPDYPAQDRWWSMIENHGVTILYGTPTAVRMFMKFGEEWVLKHDLSTLRELGSVGEAINPEAWKWYYRVIGKERLPIIDTWWQTETGGFMISPTAGIEMTPLKPGSATLPLPGVNADIVDEKGQSVPQGTKGYLVVKSPWPGMLQTIWKDPDRFKQTYFGKWPGIYYVGDYAIRDPDGYFWLLGRADEVLKVAGHRIGTVELESALVSHPAVSEAAVMGKEDAVKGEVPVAFVVLRGGFTPSDELRAELTKHVRTTIGPIATPEAVIIVAKLPKTRSGKIMRRLLKAVLTGAPLGDTSTIEDEGSIEDIKATYSDLRKQLEKK from the coding sequence ATGTCAGAAGCTAGTCTACCTTTCAATGAGAAATATTCTCCAAGTATTGCAAAAGTTTCTTCTGGTGAACTCCGAAAGCAAGAATGGGAGAAATCCATTAACAACCTCGAGGCATATTGGTCAGAAAAAGCAAAAGCCATCGACTGGTTTAAAGCCCCAACCAAAATTTTGGACGCTTCAAACCCGCCATTTTTCAAATGGTTCGCAGACGGCCAACTAAACATAAGCTACAACACCCTTGACCGCCACGTAAAAAGCAACCGCAAAAACAAGCTCGCCTACATTTGGGAAGGCGAAATGGGCGAAGTAAAAACCTACACCTACTACCAACTCTACCGCGAAGTAAACAAACTCGCAAAGGCACTAAAAGACCTCGGACTACAAAAAGGCGACCGAGTCGCAGTGTTCCTACCAGTTATCCCCGAATTACCCATCAGTTTGCTTGCAACCGTACGCTTAGGCGGAGTACATGCAGTTGTATTTAGCGGCTTTAGCGCAGAAGCCCTAGCCGACCGAGTCAACGACTGTGGCGCAAAAATTCTCATAACAGCCGACGGCAGTTTCCGAAGAGGCAAACCCGTCGCCATCAAAGACACCGCCGACCGCGCTTTACCCAACATGCCTAACATCCAGAAAGTCATTGTGGTAAAACGCACAGGTCAACCCGTACAGATGCAAGAGGGACGCGATATATGGTACAGTGACGCACTCGCAGCAGCAGGCGCCAACGCATATGTTGAACCCGAAGTCATGAACGCCACCGACCCGCTCTTTATCCTCTACACCTCTGGCACCACCGGCAAACCCAAAGGAGTCCAACACGGTACAGGCGGCTATCTCGTCTGGGCTTATTGGACCCTGAAATGGGCTTTCAACCCCAATGACGAAGACGTCTACTGGTGCGTCGCCGACATCGGCTGGATTACTGGTCACACATACAACGTCTATGCACCCCTCAGCCACGGCATAACCGCTTTCCTCTTCGAAGGTACCCCAGACTACCCCGCACAAGACCGCTGGTGGAGCATGATCGAAAACCACGGCGTCACAATCCTCTATGGTACCCCAACCGCAGTCCGAATGTTCATGAAATTCGGCGAAGAATGGGTTCTCAAACACGACCTAAGCACACTACGCGAACTCGGCTCAGTCGGCGAAGCCATAAACCCCGAAGCATGGAAATGGTACTACCGTGTCATCGGCAAAGAACGCCTACCAATCATCGACACCTGGTGGCAAACAGAAACCGGCGGATTCATGATTTCCCCAACAGCAGGCATTGAAATGACACCACTTAAACCAGGCTCAGCCACACTACCCTTGCCAGGTGTTAACGCTGACATCGTCGACGAAAAAGGACAGTCAGTGCCGCAAGGAACCAAAGGCTACCTAGTGGTAAAGTCTCCTTGGCCAGGAATGCTGCAAACCATCTGGAAAGATCCCGACCGCTTTAAACAAACATACTTCGGCAAATGGCCAGGCATCTACTATGTCGGCGACTACGCAATACGTGACCCCGACGGATACTTCTGGCTACTTGGCAGAGCAGATGAGGTTCTAAAAGTAGCAGGACACAGAATCGGCACCGTAGAACTTGAAAGCGCACTCGTATCTCACCCAGCAGTCTCCGAAGCAGCAGTCATGGGCAAAGAAGACGCAGTTAAAGGCGAAGTCCCAGTAGCATTCGTCGTGCTACGCGGCGGATTCACCCCCTCAGATGAACTGCGAGCTGAACTAACAAAACACGTCAGAACCACAATTGGCCCCATCGCAACTCCAGAGGCCGTCATAATCGTCGCTAAACTACCCAAGACCCGCAGCGGCAAAATCATGCGCAGACTCCTCAAAGCAGTGCTCACAGGCGCACCCCTCGGTGACACATCTACCATCGAAGACGAAGGCAGCATCGAAGACATCAAAGCCACCTACAGCGACCTCCGCAAACAACTCGAGAAGAAGTAA
- a CDS encoding acetate uptake transporter, with protein sequence MSNKLANPAPLGLLGFGLTTVLLNLANAGVYGLNSMILAMGIAYGGLAQVIVGAMEYKNGNTFGAVAFTSYGLFWWSLVLLLMLPNNFMGISAPDTTAMAAYFFMWGLFTFAMFFGTLKANRALQFVFMSLAILFFMLTIREVLGNPVWFNVITGIEGVICGSSAVYLGIAEILNESHGKTVLPICPVK encoded by the coding sequence ATGAGCAATAAATTGGCTAACCCTGCTCCTCTTGGACTCTTAGGCTTCGGCTTGACAACGGTACTGCTCAACTTGGCAAATGCAGGCGTCTACGGCTTAAACAGCATGATACTGGCAATGGGTATAGCTTACGGTGGTTTAGCTCAGGTTATCGTCGGCGCGATGGAATACAAAAACGGTAACACCTTTGGTGCCGTCGCGTTCACCTCTTATGGGCTGTTTTGGTGGTCTCTTGTTTTATTGTTGATGCTGCCAAACAACTTCATGGGAATCTCGGCACCTGACACAACCGCTATGGCAGCCTACTTCTTTATGTGGGGGCTGTTTACGTTTGCCATGTTCTTTGGCACACTAAAAGCTAACCGCGCATTGCAATTCGTTTTCATGAGCTTGGCGATTCTGTTCTTTATGCTGACCATTCGTGAGGTACTGGGTAATCCCGTGTGGTTTAACGTGATTACTGGTATTGAAGGTGTCATATGCGGTTCTAGTGCTGTGTATCTGGGGATTGCAGAGATTCTTAATGAATCGCATGGAAAAACTGTTCTGCCCATTTGCCCCGTAAAGTAG
- the eif1A gene encoding translation initiation factor eIF-1A: MGKKKVLSEGAISEMVYPGQGEVLGVVTKLLGFDRIMVKCQDGAERLCRIRGKMKRRVWIREGDIVIISPWEFQTDTRGDVTWRYTHAQADNLRRKGLLTL, from the coding sequence TTGGGAAAGAAAAAAGTGTTAAGCGAAGGCGCAATTAGCGAAATGGTCTATCCAGGCCAAGGCGAAGTGCTTGGCGTAGTCACCAAACTACTCGGATTCGACCGCATCATGGTTAAATGCCAAGACGGCGCAGAACGACTCTGCCGCATCAGAGGCAAAATGAAACGCCGCGTCTGGATACGCGAAGGCGACATAGTTATCATTTCCCCATGGGAATTCCAAACCGATACCCGCGGAGACGTCACCTGGCGGTACACCCACGCTCAAGCGGATAACCTACGCAGAAAGGGACTTTTAACCCTCTAA
- a CDS encoding inorganic diphosphatase: MNFWRDIPAGDNPPDLLNMVIEVASGSRDKYEYALHWEAFVLDRIIPSSVVFPVEYGFVPQTWYDDHDPLDIMVLSYSHLTMGCIVKVRVIGALIIEDEEGLDAKLLSVLVNDARFEGYHDITDVHKHRLVEIQEFFETYKRLEPHKWVKIRAWKNAKEAQEIVKYAMKRYQELAEKPPSDHK, translated from the coding sequence ATGAATTTTTGGAGAGACATTCCTGCAGGCGATAACCCCCCTGACCTCTTAAACATGGTCATAGAAGTTGCTAGCGGTTCACGCGACAAATACGAGTATGCACTCCACTGGGAAGCATTCGTCCTTGACCGCATCATCCCCTCCTCGGTAGTGTTCCCCGTCGAATATGGGTTTGTGCCCCAAACATGGTACGACGACCATGACCCCCTCGACATCATGGTTCTTAGCTACTCACACCTCACAATGGGCTGCATCGTCAAAGTCCGCGTCATAGGCGCCCTAATCATTGAAGACGAGGAAGGCTTAGACGCCAAACTCCTCTCCGTACTGGTAAACGATGCGCGATTCGAAGGTTACCACGACATAACCGATGTGCATAAGCATCGACTGGTGGAGATTCAGGAGTTCTTTGAAACATACAAGCGACTTGAACCGCACAAATGGGTTAAAATCCGCGCTTGGAAAAACGCCAAGGAAGCCCAAGAAATCGTCAAATACGCCATGAAACGCTACCAAGAATTAGCAGAGAAGCCGCCATCAGACCACAAGTGA
- a CDS encoding serine protein kinase RIO yields the protein MSHKARERIAHRERTVERRDKMLIHDKSNERATVEEVFDQTTRLIVFDMLNSGILYEVNGAVSSGKEAKVYWGKNKEGKDLAVKIYLTSSAEFKKGMHKYIEGDPRFKDVKHDTRSLMAVWAQKEFRNLKEASEAKVPVPKPIAVKSNVVLMEFIGKDGVSAPSLKEQPPANPERVYKLLCTYVKRLYQKAKIVHGDLSEYNIMMWKGRPVVFDVSQSVSVQHPMADMLLRRDLANLNRYFSRLNVNVVPVEDLHSMVVRK from the coding sequence ATGTCTCATAAAGCTCGAGAACGCATCGCCCACCGTGAACGCACCGTGGAACGCCGCGACAAAATGCTCATCCACGACAAATCCAACGAACGCGCCACTGTCGAAGAGGTTTTTGACCAAACCACCCGCCTAATCGTCTTTGACATGCTCAACAGCGGCATACTCTACGAAGTCAACGGCGCAGTTAGTAGCGGAAAAGAAGCCAAAGTGTATTGGGGCAAAAACAAAGAAGGTAAAGATTTAGCGGTAAAAATTTACTTAACATCCTCGGCTGAATTCAAGAAAGGCATGCACAAATACATCGAAGGCGACCCCCGCTTTAAAGACGTCAAACATGATACGCGCTCGCTGATGGCGGTTTGGGCGCAGAAGGAATTTCGAAACCTCAAAGAAGCCTCTGAAGCTAAAGTGCCTGTTCCAAAACCCATTGCAGTCAAAAGCAACGTTGTCCTTATGGAGTTTATTGGGAAAGACGGCGTGAGTGCCCCGTCGCTAAAAGAGCAGCCTCCCGCTAACCCCGAACGCGTCTACAAGCTTCTTTGTACGTATGTTAAGCGTCTCTATCAGAAAGCTAAGATTGTGCATGGCGACCTTAGTGAATATAACATTATGATGTGGAAGGGACGCCCCGTAGTGTTTGATGTTTCCCAGTCAGTTTCTGTTCAGCATCCTATGGCGGACATGTTGCTGCGACGGGATTTGGCTAATCTCAATAGATACTTTAGTCGCCTAAATGTTAATGTAGTTCCAGTTGAAGATTTGCATAGCATGGTTGTTAGAAAGTAA
- a CDS encoding HD domain-containing protein has product MSYTFNIPYRNNAKLKAVMERIKEDKKLQTYWRCSNVMAIERMGFTDHGPTHVKIVANLALKLLRTLVEKKLITPSIVENYGMSIDDAEVVVVLGSIFHDLGMIVQRRNHEQYSANLALGFLNKHLPPTYSDEEVAIITSEVLHSIVTHEQPPSNEPVNRILTKEAGIVGIADALDMEAGRARIPFQAGKIDIHAVSALSIEKVEVEVVEGGQKPINIKIKMSNSAGVFQIDELLKPRIVNSGLEQFFHVIAEITGEKENRIIEKFEI; this is encoded by the coding sequence GTGTCCTACACATTTAACATCCCCTACCGAAACAACGCTAAACTAAAAGCAGTAATGGAACGCATAAAAGAAGACAAGAAACTGCAGACCTATTGGCGATGCAGCAACGTTATGGCAATTGAACGCATGGGCTTCACCGACCATGGCCCCACACATGTCAAAATCGTCGCCAATCTCGCCCTCAAACTACTCCGCACGCTGGTCGAGAAGAAACTCATCACGCCAAGCATTGTAGAAAACTATGGCATGAGCATTGATGACGCTGAGGTGGTGGTTGTTTTAGGCTCGATATTTCATGATTTAGGCATGATTGTGCAGCGCCGCAACCATGAACAATACAGCGCCAATCTCGCGTTGGGCTTTCTCAACAAGCATTTGCCGCCCACCTACAGCGATGAAGAAGTCGCCATAATCACCTCAGAGGTGCTTCACTCCATCGTTACCCATGAGCAGCCGCCCAGCAATGAACCCGTAAACCGCATCTTAACCAAAGAAGCCGGCATCGTAGGCATCGCCGACGCCTTGGACATGGAGGCTGGACGCGCCCGCATACCCTTCCAAGCAGGCAAAATCGACATCCACGCCGTCTCCGCGCTCTCCATCGAGAAAGTAGAGGTTGAAGTAGTGGAAGGTGGCCAGAAACCGATTAACATCAAAATTAAAATGTCCAACTCCGCAGGCGTGTTCCAAATTGATGAGCTTCTCAAACCGCGTATTGTTAATTCGGGGTTGGAGCAGTTTTTCCATGTTATCGCGGAGATTACGGGTGAAAAAGAGAATCGTATCATAGAAAAATTCGAAATCTAA
- a CDS encoding NTP transferase domain-containing protein translates to MIVGAVVLASEKQKSTAKNGALQQLSGKTVIEKVLDTLETAQITPQVAVLGTDLEEVIEAIRPKLGKVKIALNLAPTRGNTPSFQTGLIVISNVEAAFMVLGDQPLDPAVLKALTEALEGNKEALIAQPIKEGKVGYPLLFRQPLFAQILGLLSTQTIQDVVNAHKDHLVKVDASRWTIQYTDENS, encoded by the coding sequence ATGATTGTAGGCGCAGTGGTTTTAGCCTCAGAAAAACAAAAAAGCACCGCAAAAAACGGGGCACTCCAGCAACTCAGCGGCAAAACCGTCATCGAAAAAGTCCTCGACACACTCGAAACCGCACAAATAACCCCGCAGGTGGCTGTTTTAGGCACCGACCTCGAAGAAGTCATCGAAGCAATTCGGCCTAAACTGGGCAAAGTAAAAATCGCGCTCAACCTCGCACCCACACGTGGAAACACGCCATCCTTCCAAACGGGTCTTATCGTCATCTCCAATGTCGAAGCCGCCTTTATGGTGTTAGGCGACCAACCACTCGACCCCGCAGTTTTGAAGGCACTCACTGAGGCTTTAGAGGGCAACAAGGAGGCTCTGATTGCTCAACCCATCAAAGAAGGCAAAGTGGGATATCCGCTGCTTTTCCGTCAACCATTATTCGCCCAAATCTTGGGGTTACTAAGCACCCAAACCATACAAGACGTAGTCAACGCCCACAAGGACCATTTGGTCAAGGTTGACGCGTCGCGGTGGACAATACAGTACACTGACGAGAACTCCTAA